From the Carassius carassius chromosome 45, fCarCar2.1, whole genome shotgun sequence genome, one window contains:
- the rasgef1bb gene encoding ras-GEF domain-containing family member 1B-B, with the protein MPQTTPYSSKFNPSTYSSSHSHRQPVEENYGGLHYRDNKLVSGSLEALIQLLVPTVDYYPDRSYIFTFLLSSRLFLHPFELMSRVCYLCVDHHRVGDPQTDKKRIREIAPTIVQLLTEWTETFPYDFRDERMMRSLKEMTHRLAFGDELSRRAMQRLIQRLLRKLTTLGQYEESLATSSAAAAAMDRPLALKSKQQLVRRDECVLNLCDDPFVFAQQLTHIEMERLSYIGPEEFVRAFAQKRPSDNHKSFFSKRKASNLEAYVEWFNRLSYLIATEICMPVKKKHRARVLEFFTDVAQECFNIGNFNSLMAIITGMNMNPVSRLKKTWNKVNTDKFDILVHQMDPSSNFYNYRTALRGATQRSSTAHTSQEMIVIPFFSLFIKDIYFLNEGCVNRLPNGHINFEKFWELAKQVSEFLSWRQVICPFERDRKTLQYLISAPVFSEDELQLASYESEGPENNLERDTRRSLRSSLSRM; encoded by the exons ATGCCACAGACAACTCCATATTCAAGCAAATTCAACCCTAGCACTTACAGCAGCAGTCATAGTCACCGCCAACCTGTGGAGGAGAACTATGGAGGCCTGCATTACCGTGATAATAAGCTTGTGTCTGGCTCTCTGGAAGCCTTGATACAGCTCTTAGTCCCGACTGTGGACTATTATCCTGAC AGATCATACATTTTCACTTTCCTGCTAAGTTCCCGTCTCTTCCTTCATCCGTTTGAGCTCATGTCTCGTGTCTGTTACCTCTGCGTGGACCATCACAGGGTTGGCGACCCACAGACAGATAAG AAAAGAATACGGGAAATAGCACCAACAATCGTGCAGCTGCTCACAGAATGGACCGAGACTTTCCCGTACGACTTCAGGGATGAGCGCATGATGCGCAGCCTCAAAGAGATGACCCATCGTCTTGCTTTCGGAGATGAG CTGTCACGGAGGGCCATGCAGAGACTCATTCAGCGCCTCTTACGCAAACTGACCACCCTCGGACAGTACGAAGAGTCTCTGGCGACATCCAGCGCCGCTGCCGCCGCCATGGACAGGCCGCTCGCCCTCAAGTCCAAACAGCAGTTAGTACGCAGAGACGAGTGCGTTTTGAACCTGTGTGATGACCCTTTCGTCTTCGCCCAACAGCTGACGCACATTGAGATG GAGAGACTAAGTTATATTGGCCCTGAAGAATTCGTACGAGCGTTTGCTCAGAAAAGACCCTCGGACAACCATAAG AGTTTCTTCAGCAAAAGAAAAGCGAGTAACCTGGAGGCTTACGTTGAATGGTTCAACAGACTAAGCTACCTGATAGCCACAGAAATTTGCATG CCAGTGAAGAAGAAACACAGAGCAAGAGTGCTGGAGTTCTTCACAGACGTGGCACAGGAATGCTTCAACATCGGCAACTTCAACTCATTAATGGCCATTATTA CTGGGATGAACATGAACCCTGTATCCAGACTGAAGAAAACCTGGAATAAAGTCAACACGGACAAGTTTGACATCCTGGTG CACCAAATGGACCCATCTAGCAATTTCTACAACTACCGCACTGCATTACGGGGAGCAACTCAGAGGTCTAGTACAGCACACACAAGCCAAGAAatg ATTGTTATCCCGTTCTTCAGCTTGTTCATAAAGGATATCTACTTCCTGAATGAAGGCTGTGTCAACAGATTGCCTAACGGCCACATCAATTTTGAG AAATTCTGGGAGTTGGCCAAGCAAGTGAGTGAGTTTCTGTCCTGGAGGCAGGTGATCTGTCCTTTTGAGAGGGACAGGAAAACCCTGCAGTATCTCATCAGCGCACCAGTGTTCAGTGAAGATG AGCTCCAGCTCGCTTCATATGAGAGTGAAGGTCCTGAAAACAATCTGGAGAGAGACACGCGTCGTTCACTCAG GTCGTCTCTCAGTAGAATGTGA